In Nocardioides marinus, one DNA window encodes the following:
- a CDS encoding FKBP-type peptidyl-prolyl cis-trans isomerase translates to MLRRTRPALALVALLLPALVACGSSDPESGTDEAASTTAAGLEGITFTGEVGESLSLEWDEDAELEKPEESEVSTLVEGDGEEIEDGDVVMAYLYVANGTTEAEVYSDYTNGAAQTLPNDERVGELLLEVLDGATYGSRVVALTSADGLFDGQTADNPLGLGDDDPVVLVADLVEEQQVSPTPTSDEAEDTTADSQPSLVVEGGDPVALDFDGIDEPALDTPVQRLVIEEGDGREVKTSDTVTVDYLGSTYDADAPFDGSFSRGEPLVSPLSGLIQGWAIGLEGVPVGSRVLLQIPPAFGYGSQGSGESIPPNSTLWFLIDVIDAE, encoded by the coding sequence GTGCTCCGTCGTACCCGCCCCGCCCTCGCCCTCGTGGCGCTCCTCCTGCCCGCCCTCGTGGCGTGCGGCTCCTCCGACCCCGAGTCGGGGACCGACGAGGCCGCCTCGACGACCGCGGCCGGGCTGGAGGGCATCACCTTCACCGGCGAGGTGGGGGAGTCGCTGAGCCTGGAGTGGGACGAGGACGCCGAGCTCGAGAAGCCCGAGGAGTCCGAGGTCAGCACCCTGGTCGAGGGCGACGGCGAGGAGATCGAGGACGGCGACGTCGTCATGGCCTACCTCTACGTCGCCAACGGCACCACCGAGGCCGAGGTCTACAGCGACTACACCAACGGCGCCGCCCAGACGCTGCCCAACGACGAGCGCGTGGGCGAGCTGCTCCTCGAGGTCCTCGACGGGGCGACGTACGGCTCCCGCGTGGTGGCGCTGACCTCCGCCGACGGCCTCTTCGACGGCCAGACGGCCGACAACCCGCTCGGCCTGGGCGACGACGACCCGGTCGTGCTCGTGGCCGACCTCGTCGAGGAACAGCAGGTCTCCCCGACGCCCACCTCCGACGAGGCCGAGGACACCACCGCCGACTCCCAGCCCTCGCTCGTCGTCGAGGGCGGCGACCCGGTCGCCCTGGACTTCGACGGCATCGACGAGCCCGCGCTCGACACCCCCGTGCAGCGCCTGGTCATCGAGGAGGGCGACGGCCGCGAGGTCAAGACCTCCGACACCGTCACCGTCGACTACCTCGGCTCCACCTACGACGCCGACGCCCCCTTCGACGGCAGCTTCTCGCGCGGCGAGCCGCTGGTCTCCCCGCTCTCGGGCCTGATCCAGGGCTGGGCCATCGGCCTGGAGGGCGTGCCGGTCGGCAGCCGGGTGCTGCTGCAGATCCCGCCGGCCTTCGGGTACGGCTCGCAGGGCAGCGGCGAGTCGATCCCGCCGAACTCCACCCTGTGGTTCCTCATCGACGTCATCGACGCCGAGTAG
- a CDS encoding DNA polymerase domain-containing protein translates to MAAKAAEVEAGGRAVRVSSPDRVIYEATDRTPEVTKLMVAEYVASVGDGLMRALRDRPTALERWPSGVREGMRLATGPQDSKADAFYQKRVPKGAPDYLETATVTFPSGRTADEICPTEIAVPVWCAHMGTITFHPWPVRRTEDPASLDRPDELRIDLDPQPGTTFSDAVRVADVARELLEELGLRGYPKTSGNRGVHVYVRIEPRWEFTDLRHAAIGFGRALEQRDDQVTTAWWKEERGERIFVDYNQNNRDRTIASAYSLRPKPGAPVSTPLTWAELAEVRDPRDLNLVTVPERLASEGDAWATIDDEAFSLEPLLELWETLPGGELNFPPDYPKMPGEPPRVQPSKKVAEHWDDDGNRIG, encoded by the coding sequence ATGGCGGCGAAGGCGGCAGAGGTCGAGGCGGGCGGTCGTGCGGTGCGGGTCAGCAGCCCCGACCGGGTGATCTACGAGGCGACCGACCGGACGCCCGAGGTCACCAAGCTGATGGTCGCCGAGTACGTCGCGTCGGTCGGGGACGGCCTGATGCGCGCGCTGCGCGACCGGCCGACGGCCCTGGAGCGCTGGCCCTCCGGCGTACGCGAGGGGATGCGGCTGGCGACCGGTCCGCAGGACTCCAAGGCCGACGCGTTCTACCAGAAGCGGGTCCCCAAGGGCGCTCCTGACTACCTCGAGACCGCCACCGTCACGTTCCCCTCGGGGCGGACCGCCGACGAGATCTGCCCGACCGAGATCGCGGTGCCGGTGTGGTGCGCCCACATGGGCACGATCACCTTCCACCCCTGGCCGGTACGCCGCACCGAGGACCCCGCCAGCCTCGACCGCCCCGACGAGCTGCGCATCGACCTCGACCCGCAGCCGGGCACCACCTTCTCCGACGCGGTGCGCGTCGCCGACGTGGCCCGCGAGCTGCTCGAGGAGCTCGGGCTGCGCGGCTACCCGAAGACCTCGGGCAACCGGGGTGTGCACGTCTACGTCCGCATCGAGCCGCGGTGGGAGTTCACCGACCTGCGGCACGCCGCCATCGGCTTCGGCCGGGCGCTCGAGCAGCGCGACGACCAGGTGACCACCGCGTGGTGGAAGGAGGAGCGGGGGGAGCGGATCTTCGTCGACTACAACCAGAACAACCGCGACCGCACCATCGCCTCGGCCTACTCCCTGCGGCCCAAGCCCGGTGCCCCCGTCAGCACCCCGCTCACCTGGGCGGAGCTGGCCGAGGTGAGGGACCCGCGCGACCTCAACCTGGTGACCGTGCCGGAGCGGCTGGCCTCCGAGGGCGACGCCTGGGCCACCATCGACGACGAGGCCTTCTCCCTCGAGCCGCTCCTGGAGCTGTGGGAGACGCTGCCCGGCGGGGAGCTGAACTTCCCCCCGGACTACCCCAAGATGCCCGGAGAGCCGCCCCGCGTTCAGCCCAGCAAGAAGGTCGCCGAGCACTGGGACGACGACGGCAACCGCATCGGCTGA
- a CDS encoding ATP-dependent DNA ligase yields the protein MDLPVMPPVRPMLAKSVKGVPDPDKHGGLSFEPKWDGFRCLLFKDGDEVELTSRNTKPLTRYFPELVEAARAQLPERCVLDGEVFVALPRESGGRELEFEVLQERIHPAASRITTLSERTPAEYVAFDLLALGDESWVDRPFAERRTALEQAWTGVPSGRCHLTRTTTDPVEAQRWFEQFEGAGLDGVIAKPLGAPYAENARTMLKIKHERTADVVLCGYREHKTSTPEQPLLGSMLLGLYDGDRLQHVGVSASFTAARRAELWGELQELVCPIEEHPWSAWAGGSGSDWAIANPDRAPGTQSRWSQGKDLSFTPLRPERVLEVKYDNMEGRRFRHTAHFKRWRPDRDPRSCGYEQLDEVARYDLADILADG from the coding sequence GTGGACCTGCCCGTCATGCCGCCGGTGCGACCGATGCTCGCGAAGTCCGTCAAGGGGGTGCCCGACCCCGACAAGCACGGCGGGCTCTCCTTCGAGCCCAAGTGGGACGGCTTCCGCTGCCTGCTGTTCAAGGACGGCGACGAGGTCGAGCTGACCAGCCGCAACACCAAGCCCCTGACCCGCTACTTCCCCGAGCTCGTCGAGGCCGCGCGCGCCCAGCTGCCCGAGCGGTGCGTGCTCGACGGGGAGGTGTTCGTGGCACTCCCCCGCGAGAGCGGCGGCCGGGAGCTGGAGTTCGAGGTGCTCCAGGAGCGCATCCACCCCGCGGCCTCGCGGATCACCACGCTCAGCGAGCGGACCCCCGCCGAGTACGTCGCGTTCGACCTCCTCGCGCTCGGCGACGAGTCGTGGGTCGACCGGCCCTTCGCCGAGCGGCGCACGGCCCTGGAGCAGGCATGGACCGGCGTACCGTCCGGCCGCTGCCACCTCACCCGCACCACCACCGACCCGGTGGAGGCCCAGCGGTGGTTCGAGCAGTTCGAGGGCGCCGGGCTCGACGGGGTGATCGCCAAGCCGCTGGGCGCGCCGTACGCCGAGAACGCCCGCACGATGCTGAAGATCAAGCACGAGCGCACCGCCGACGTGGTGCTGTGCGGCTACCGCGAGCACAAGACCTCCACGCCCGAGCAGCCGCTGCTCGGGAGCATGCTGCTCGGCCTCTACGACGGCGACCGCCTGCAGCACGTCGGGGTCAGCGCCAGCTTCACCGCGGCCCGTCGCGCCGAGCTGTGGGGCGAGCTGCAGGAGCTGGTCTGCCCGATCGAGGAGCACCCCTGGTCGGCGTGGGCGGGTGGCTCCGGCAGCGACTGGGCGATCGCGAACCCCGACCGGGCGCCCGGGACGCAGAGCCGGTGGAGCCAGGGCAAGGACCTCTCCTTCACCCCGCTGCGACCCGAGCGGGTCCTGGAGGTGAAGTACGACAACATGGAGGGCCGGCGGTTCAGGCACACCGCGCACTTCAAGCGGTGGCGTCCCGACCGCGATCCGCGCTCGTGCGGCTACGAGCAGCTCGACGAGGTCGCCCGCTACGACCTGGCCGACATCCTCGCGGACGGCTGA
- a CDS encoding sulfotransferase family 2 domain-containing protein: MMVSHERRVLFVHVQKTGGSTIDRMLEEAIPDVTYLQGLRGGRHARLAPALKAHPELKEYFIFGFVRNPWARMYSWYAMMRRAETQAAEGNAKAAKQLAKNRLWKRVLPNYPDFESFVLRGPDEQRELRRAQITYLRGQGRRADFIGRQENFDADLQKVWDRIGLEWPGESLKVNTGPSADYRQHYTDEMRDKVAEVFAKDLKRFKYEF; the protein is encoded by the coding sequence ATGATGGTGTCCCACGAGCGACGCGTGCTCTTCGTGCACGTGCAGAAGACCGGTGGGTCGACCATCGACCGGATGCTCGAGGAGGCGATCCCCGACGTCACCTACCTGCAGGGCCTGCGCGGCGGGCGGCACGCCCGGCTGGCGCCGGCGCTGAAGGCGCACCCGGAGCTGAAGGAGTACTTCATCTTCGGTTTCGTCCGGAACCCCTGGGCGCGGATGTACTCCTGGTACGCCATGATGCGCCGCGCCGAGACGCAGGCCGCCGAGGGCAACGCCAAGGCCGCCAAGCAGCTGGCCAAGAACCGGCTGTGGAAGCGGGTGCTGCCCAACTACCCCGACTTCGAGAGCTTCGTGCTGCGCGGCCCCGACGAGCAGCGCGAGCTGCGCCGGGCCCAGATCACCTACCTGCGCGGCCAGGGCCGGCGCGCCGACTTCATCGGTCGCCAGGAGAACTTCGACGCCGACCTGCAGAAGGTCTGGGACCGCATCGGCCTCGAGTGGCCGGGTGAGTCGCTGAAGGTCAACACCGGCCCCAGTGCGGACTACCGTCAGCACTACACCGACGAGATGCGCGACAAGGTCGCCGAGGTCTTCGCCAAGGACCTCAAGAGGTTCAAGTACGAGTTCTGA
- a CDS encoding zinc-dependent metalloprotease family protein → MRTRLAACAAVLVTAGLATAAAPTATAEPIDVPGATLLDDSLGSCLALVPGHLQLTNDPVDLDVRILLDGATQETAAAAVTSMRKAYEPIGITVRPSYETVSFTGSQAESLIEQAKAHYGGVRPDGIEVVYVLTSEDVTGGAYSSALAGLADCIGGVRYDDRAFAVGEVSDDEANEITGSTMGHEIGHLLGAHHQYASPEGLLASRPNVLSLMSPDVGLAALRFSTLEAAVVGGYTARYAR, encoded by the coding sequence ATGAGGACTCGTCTCGCTGCCTGCGCCGCCGTGCTCGTCACCGCCGGCCTCGCCACCGCCGCCGCCCCCACCGCCACCGCTGAGCCGATCGACGTCCCGGGGGCGACCCTGCTGGACGACTCGCTCGGCAGCTGCCTGGCCCTCGTGCCCGGGCACCTGCAGCTGACCAACGACCCCGTCGACCTCGACGTGCGGATCCTGCTCGACGGGGCGACCCAGGAGACCGCGGCGGCCGCCGTGACCTCCATGCGCAAGGCCTACGAGCCGATCGGGATCACCGTGCGACCCTCCTACGAGACGGTGTCGTTCACCGGGAGCCAGGCCGAGAGCCTCATCGAGCAGGCCAAGGCGCACTACGGCGGCGTCCGGCCCGACGGCATCGAGGTCGTCTACGTCCTCACCTCCGAGGACGTCACCGGAGGCGCCTACAGCAGCGCCCTGGCCGGGCTGGCCGACTGCATCGGCGGCGTGCGGTACGACGACCGGGCGTTCGCGGTCGGTGAGGTCTCCGACGACGAGGCCAACGAGATCACCGGCTCGACGATGGGGCACGAGATCGGCCACCTGCTGGGGGCGCACCACCAGTACGCGAGCCCCGAGGGCCTGCTGGCGAGTCGTCCCAACGTGCTGAGCCTGATGAGCCCCGACGTCGGCTTGGCCGCGCTGCGGTTCTCCACGCTCGAGGCTGCCGTGGTCGGCGGCTACACCGCGCGCTACGCCCGCTGA